The Nocardioides campestrisoli genome includes a window with the following:
- a CDS encoding globin → MGRVSTFYDEIGGMDTIRTVVDTFYEGVAQDPLLRPMYPEEDLGPAADRFALFLAQYWGGPGTYSETRGHPRLRMRHAPFEVTPTAAQHWLVHFRAGLDKAALTPEQDAKLWDYVTHAAQFMVNTNEVPQGPSGGSPAGDLLEP, encoded by the coding sequence ATGGGACGCGTGAGCACCTTCTACGACGAGATCGGCGGAATGGACACCATCCGTACCGTCGTGGACACCTTCTACGAAGGGGTCGCGCAGGACCCGCTGCTGCGTCCCATGTATCCCGAGGAGGACCTCGGCCCGGCGGCCGACCGGTTCGCGCTCTTCCTGGCCCAGTACTGGGGCGGACCCGGCACGTACTCCGAGACCCGCGGGCACCCGCGGCTGCGGATGCGGCACGCCCCGTTCGAGGTGACCCCGACGGCTGCGCAGCACTGGCTGGTCCACTTCCGCGCCGGACTGGACAAGGCGGCCCTCACCCCCGAGCAGGACGCGAAGCTCTGGGACTACGTCACCCACGCCGCGCAGTTCATGGTGAACACCAACGAGGTCCCGCAGGGACCGAGCGGCGGGTCACCGGCCGGCGACCTCCTCGAGCCTTGA
- a CDS encoding mechanosensitive ion channel family protein, producing MPALPLQTSEQTSQVCEDGQALCGWTEEATGNADLAQAADLLIGKPLTITLLVLGALLVRWVLHRLVDRVVRRAELGMVPDRFARAASTTSARLGRSVETSPRDLAARARRIQRAKTMGSLLKSIISGVVLAVAATMILSELGVNIAPIIASAGIVGLALGFGAQTLVKDFLSGIFMLIEDQYGVGDVVDLGEASGTVEAVSLRVTRLRDANGTVWYVRNGEILRVGNMSQNWARAVLDITVTYDADLVHARQVLGEVATSMWQDEDFQGRVIEEPEEPGVEAMTLDGITLRVSLKTAPMEQWSVARALRERVKARFDHEGIVIPHTRYVEWTPEAPETSERSGAPARSGAAERGPDREPVDGEEPPSPTRPVR from the coding sequence ATGCCAGCACTCCCCCTGCAGACCAGCGAGCAGACCAGTCAGGTGTGCGAGGACGGTCAGGCCCTGTGCGGCTGGACCGAGGAGGCCACCGGGAACGCCGACCTGGCCCAGGCCGCCGACCTCCTGATCGGCAAGCCGTTGACAATCACGCTGCTCGTGCTCGGCGCGCTCCTGGTGCGCTGGGTGCTGCACCGGCTCGTCGACCGTGTGGTGCGCCGCGCCGAGCTCGGCATGGTGCCCGACCGGTTCGCCCGGGCCGCGAGCACCACCTCGGCACGACTGGGACGCAGCGTCGAGACCTCGCCGCGGGACCTGGCCGCCCGGGCCCGCCGCATCCAGCGGGCCAAGACCATGGGCAGCCTGCTCAAGAGCATCATCAGCGGCGTGGTCCTCGCGGTCGCGGCGACCATGATCCTCTCCGAGCTGGGCGTCAACATCGCCCCGATCATCGCCAGCGCCGGGATCGTCGGCCTGGCACTCGGCTTCGGCGCCCAGACGCTGGTCAAGGACTTCCTGTCCGGCATCTTCATGCTGATCGAGGACCAGTACGGCGTGGGCGACGTGGTCGACCTCGGAGAGGCGTCCGGCACGGTGGAGGCGGTCAGCCTGCGTGTCACCCGGCTGCGCGACGCCAACGGCACCGTCTGGTACGTGCGCAACGGCGAGATCCTGCGGGTCGGCAACATGAGCCAGAACTGGGCCCGCGCGGTCCTCGACATCACCGTCACCTACGACGCCGACCTGGTGCACGCGCGCCAGGTGCTGGGCGAGGTGGCCACGAGCATGTGGCAGGACGAGGACTTCCAGGGCCGGGTGATCGAGGAGCCGGAGGAGCCCGGGGTGGAGGCGATGACCCTCGACGGGATCACCCTGCGCGTCTCGCTGAAGACCGCGCCGATGGAGCAGTGGTCGGTCGCCCGCGCGCTGCGCGAGCGGGTCAAGGCCCGCTTCGACCACGAGGGGATCGTCATCCCGCACACCCGGTACGTCGAGTGGACCCCCGAGGCGCCCGAGACGTCCGAGCGGTCCGGGGCTCCCGCACGGTCCGGGGCGGCGGAGCGCGGGCCGGACCGGGAGCCGGTCGACGGCGAGGAGCCCCCCTCCCCCACCCGCCCGGTGCGCTGA
- a CDS encoding acyl-CoA thioesterase, producing MRHLYECPMRWADLDVLNHVNNVVYLDYLQEARVDMLRTHAPAPAGGLAGARPGEGLVVASHDITYLRSLQLRPRPVSIECWVTQVRAASFTMAYEIFDEVDGERTVYARATTVLTPFVFAEERPRRLTAAEREALAGYVEPTASEPALAGRESADGEPAEPASRYPLRVRFSDVDVYGHVNNVKYVEYYQEARVAMMGRLAAEVEDHGVVVVLARTQVEYRQPILFRSEPYEVLNWVTRLGSRSVTVESEIRDGDRVMSRARVVLVYLDPVTGRSAEPPPALRSRLEEVAGR from the coding sequence GTGCGCCACCTCTACGAGTGCCCGATGCGCTGGGCCGACCTGGACGTCCTCAACCACGTCAACAACGTGGTCTACCTCGACTACCTGCAGGAGGCCCGGGTCGACATGCTCCGCACCCACGCCCCCGCGCCCGCGGGCGGCCTGGCGGGCGCGCGTCCGGGTGAGGGGCTGGTCGTGGCCTCGCACGACATCACCTACCTGCGGTCCCTGCAGCTGCGTCCACGCCCGGTGAGCATCGAGTGCTGGGTGACGCAGGTGCGGGCGGCCAGCTTCACCATGGCCTACGAGATCTTCGACGAGGTCGACGGCGAGCGGACCGTCTACGCCCGGGCGACCACCGTGCTCACCCCCTTCGTCTTCGCCGAGGAGCGGCCGCGCAGACTGACCGCGGCCGAGCGGGAGGCGTTGGCCGGCTACGTCGAGCCGACCGCGTCCGAGCCGGCGCTGGCCGGACGGGAGTCCGCCGACGGGGAACCGGCCGAGCCCGCGAGCCGCTACCCGCTCCGGGTGCGGTTCAGCGACGTCGACGTCTACGGCCACGTCAACAACGTGAAGTACGTGGAGTACTACCAGGAGGCGCGGGTGGCGATGATGGGCCGCCTCGCCGCCGAGGTCGAGGACCACGGCGTCGTGGTCGTGCTGGCCCGCACCCAGGTGGAGTACCGGCAGCCGATCCTGTTCCGGTCCGAGCCCTACGAGGTGCTGAACTGGGTGACCCGGCTGGGCTCCCGGTCGGTGACGGTGGAGTCCGAGATCCGCGACGGCGACCGGGTGATGAGCCGGGCCAGGGTGGTGCTGGTCTACCTCGACCCGGTCACCGGGCGGAGTGCCGAGCCGCCGCCCGCCCTGCGGTCAAGGCTCGAGGAGGTCGCCGGCCGGTGA
- the ettA gene encoding energy-dependent translational throttle protein EttA — protein MADYVFTLRNVRKAHGDKVVLDNVTLSFLHGAKIGVVGPNGAGKSTLLKIMAGLEHPNNGDAIKDPDATVGMLQQEPPLTEGRTVLENVEEAVADIKGKMKRLEDAYMEMGDPDADQDALMTETGDLQTYLDNVNAWDIDSRLEQAMDALRCPPPDAVVDNLSGGERRRVALCKLLLQQPDLLLLDEPTNHLDAESVQWLEGHLKTYPGAVLAITHDRYFLDNVAEWIAEVDRGSIHGYEGNYSTYLETKKDRLKIEGQKDAKRAKMLEKELEWVRSNAKARQTKSKSRLARYEELAAEAEKARKIDTADINIPPGPRLGDVVLEAQGLTKGYDGRVLWNDISFTLPRAGIVGVIGPNGVGKTTLFRMITGDEEPDAGKLTVGQTVKISYADQSRGGIDPNKNVWEVVSDGLDFIKVANFEMNSRAYVASFGFKGPDQQKKAGVLSGGERNRLNLALTLKMGGNMLLLDEPTNDLDVETLSALEDALLDFPGCAVVTSHDRWFLDRVATHILAWEGDEEDGGKWFWFEGNFASYEENKVERLGVEAARPHRVTHRRLTRD, from the coding sequence ATGGCTGACTACGTCTTCACGCTGCGCAACGTGCGCAAGGCCCACGGTGACAAGGTCGTCCTCGACAACGTCACCCTCTCGTTCCTCCACGGCGCCAAGATCGGTGTCGTCGGACCGAACGGAGCGGGCAAGTCCACCCTCCTCAAGATCATGGCCGGGCTGGAGCACCCCAACAACGGTGACGCGATCAAGGACCCCGACGCCACCGTCGGGATGCTCCAGCAGGAGCCGCCGCTGACCGAGGGCAGGACCGTCCTGGAGAACGTCGAGGAGGCGGTCGCCGACATCAAGGGCAAGATGAAGCGCCTCGAGGACGCCTACATGGAGATGGGCGACCCGGACGCGGACCAGGACGCCCTGATGACCGAGACCGGCGACCTCCAGACCTACCTGGACAACGTCAACGCCTGGGACATCGACAGCCGCCTCGAGCAGGCGATGGACGCCCTGCGGTGCCCGCCGCCGGACGCCGTGGTCGACAACCTCTCCGGTGGTGAGCGCCGCCGCGTCGCGCTCTGCAAGCTGCTGCTCCAGCAGCCCGACCTGCTGCTCCTCGACGAGCCCACCAACCACCTCGACGCCGAGTCGGTCCAGTGGCTCGAGGGCCACCTCAAGACCTACCCGGGCGCCGTCCTGGCGATCACCCACGACCGGTACTTCCTCGACAACGTCGCCGAGTGGATCGCCGAGGTCGACCGCGGCTCGATCCACGGCTACGAGGGCAACTACTCCACCTACCTGGAGACCAAGAAGGACCGGCTCAAGATCGAGGGCCAGAAGGACGCCAAGCGCGCCAAGATGCTGGAGAAGGAGCTGGAGTGGGTCCGCTCCAACGCCAAGGCCCGGCAGACCAAGAGCAAGTCGCGTCTGGCTCGCTACGAGGAGCTGGCCGCCGAGGCCGAGAAGGCCCGCAAGATCGACACCGCCGACATCAACATCCCGCCGGGCCCGCGCCTGGGCGACGTGGTGCTGGAGGCCCAGGGGCTGACCAAGGGCTACGACGGCCGGGTGCTGTGGAACGACATCTCGTTCACGCTGCCCCGCGCCGGCATCGTCGGCGTGATCGGCCCCAACGGCGTCGGCAAGACCACCCTGTTCCGGATGATCACCGGGGACGAGGAGCCGGACGCCGGCAAGTTGACGGTCGGCCAGACGGTGAAGATCTCCTACGCGGACCAGAGCCGAGGCGGCATCGACCCGAACAAGAACGTCTGGGAGGTCGTCTCCGACGGGCTGGACTTCATCAAGGTCGCCAACTTCGAGATGAACAGCCGCGCCTACGTGGCCTCGTTCGGCTTCAAGGGCCCCGACCAGCAGAAGAAGGCCGGCGTCCTCTCCGGTGGTGAGCGGAACCGGCTCAACCTGGCCCTCACGCTCAAGATGGGCGGCAACATGCTGCTCCTCGACGAGCCGACCAACGACCTGGACGTGGAGACCCTGTCCGCGCTCGAGGACGCGCTGCTCGACTTCCCCGGCTGTGCCGTGGTCACCTCGCACGACCGCTGGTTCCTCGACCGCGTCGCCACCCACATCCTCGCCTGGGAGGGCGACGAGGAGGACGGCGGCAAGTGGTTCTGGTTCGAGGGCAACTTCGCCTCGTACGAGGAGAACAAGGTCGAGCGCCTGGGCGTCGAGGCCGCGCGCCCGCACCGGGTCACCCACCGCCGCCTGACCCGCGACTGA
- a CDS encoding MarR family winged helix-turn-helix transcriptional regulator, which produces MTDSGATKWLDEPQQRAWRALMLGHTLLLDRLDDDLRDSFDISLAEYEILVRLSEREGRAMRMAQLADALAHSRSRVTHTIARLERSGYVRRAASPEDGRGVVATLTDDGMDLLRRAAHVHVTGVRTNLVDLVSGEDLEAVGRVMNAVADHLIARHPEMEMREATP; this is translated from the coding sequence ATGACTGACTCGGGGGCGACCAAGTGGCTCGACGAGCCGCAACAACGGGCGTGGCGGGCGCTGATGCTGGGCCACACCCTGCTGCTGGACCGGTTGGACGACGACCTGCGTGACTCCTTCGACATCTCGCTCGCGGAGTACGAGATCCTCGTCCGGCTCTCGGAGCGCGAGGGACGCGCGATGCGGATGGCCCAGCTGGCCGACGCGCTCGCCCACAGCCGCAGCCGGGTCACGCACACGATCGCCCGGCTGGAGCGCAGCGGCTACGTACGCCGGGCGGCCTCCCCCGAGGACGGCCGCGGCGTGGTGGCGACGCTCACCGACGACGGGATGGACCTGCTGCGCCGTGCGGCCCACGTGCACGTGACGGGTGTCCGGACCAACCTGGTCGACCTCGTCTCGGGCGAGGACCTCGAGGCGGTGGGCCGGGTGATGAACGCCGTCGCCGACCACCTGATCGCGCGGCACCCCGAGATGGAGATGCGCGAAGCGACGCCGTGA
- a CDS encoding YfjP family GTPase gives MTSLLEGAKKLVTRGSDIGERVAGLERAVEASRGRLDDDVVEHAGSTADRAAHRLRLSADHTVVALAGATGSGKSSTFNALTGLELSAVGVRRPTTSWATACVWGSEGAPELLEFLGIPARHQVSRDNLLSVGREDDVLQGVVLLDLPDHDSTEVSHHLEVDRLVSLADMLIWVLDPQKYADAAVHERYLRPLAGHQDVMLVVLNQIDRVPEERREAMVGDVRRLLAADGLTGVPVLAVSSKEGWGIDELREEIARKVAGKKVTKQRLEADVRGAATRLRAVTGETKVPTLPRERLDALEDAFAEAAGVPTVVKAVEESTRVRANRATGWPVTSWLSKFRPDPLKRLHLDLGPAGKELAGVPRTSVPEPTQVQRARIDTEVRTLVDEVSDGLRPAWSHAIRRASVARLPELGDRLDKALGGTDLGPQKLPVWAGAVRVLQWALILAALTGAVWLGVLALGTYARVPEPPTPTWGGFALPTLLLLGGVVLGVLLALLCRVLVSATARRRARVADKALRDAIGEVSDELVVAPIRTELDAYGQAVDGLATALR, from the coding sequence ATGACGTCTCTTCTCGAGGGCGCCAAGAAGCTGGTGACCCGTGGCTCCGACATCGGCGAGCGTGTCGCCGGGCTCGAGCGAGCCGTCGAGGCCAGCCGGGGGCGGCTCGACGACGACGTGGTCGAGCACGCCGGCTCGACCGCCGACCGGGCCGCGCACCGGCTCCGGCTCTCCGCGGACCACACCGTCGTGGCCCTGGCCGGGGCGACCGGCTCCGGGAAGTCCTCGACGTTCAACGCGCTGACCGGCCTCGAGCTGAGCGCGGTCGGGGTACGCCGGCCCACGACGTCGTGGGCGACCGCCTGCGTCTGGGGGTCCGAGGGCGCGCCGGAGCTCCTGGAGTTCCTCGGCATCCCGGCGCGGCACCAGGTCTCCCGGGACAACCTGCTCAGCGTCGGCCGTGAGGACGACGTGCTGCAGGGAGTGGTCCTGCTGGACCTGCCCGACCACGACTCCACCGAGGTCAGCCACCACCTCGAGGTGGACCGGCTGGTCTCGTTGGCCGACATGCTGATCTGGGTGCTCGACCCGCAGAAGTACGCCGACGCGGCGGTCCACGAGCGCTACCTGCGACCGCTCGCCGGCCACCAGGACGTGATGCTCGTCGTGCTCAACCAGATCGACCGGGTGCCCGAGGAGCGGCGCGAGGCGATGGTGGGCGACGTGCGCCGGCTGCTCGCCGCCGACGGGCTGACCGGGGTCCCCGTGCTCGCGGTCAGCTCCAAGGAGGGCTGGGGGATCGACGAGCTGCGCGAGGAGATCGCGCGCAAGGTCGCCGGCAAGAAGGTCACCAAGCAGCGGCTGGAGGCCGACGTCCGGGGGGCCGCGACCCGGCTGCGCGCCGTCACCGGCGAGACCAAGGTGCCCACGCTGCCCCGGGAGCGCCTCGACGCCCTGGAGGACGCCTTCGCCGAGGCGGCCGGGGTGCCGACCGTGGTCAAGGCCGTCGAGGAGTCCACCCGGGTGCGGGCCAACCGGGCCACCGGCTGGCCGGTGACCTCGTGGCTGAGCAAGTTCCGTCCCGACCCGCTCAAGCGCCTCCACCTCGACCTCGGACCAGCGGGCAAGGAGCTCGCGGGCGTGCCCCGGACCTCCGTGCCCGAGCCCACCCAGGTCCAGCGGGCCCGGATCGACACCGAGGTCAGGACCCTGGTGGACGAGGTGAGCGACGGTCTCCGGCCGGCCTGGAGCCACGCCATCCGACGGGCCTCGGTGGCGCGGCTGCCCGAGCTGGGGGACCGGCTCGACAAGGCGCTCGGCGGCACCGACCTCGGTCCGCAGAAGCTGCCCGTGTGGGCGGGCGCGGTCCGGGTGCTGCAGTGGGCGCTGATCCTGGCGGCCCTGACCGGGGCCGTCTGGCTGGGCGTGCTCGCGCTCGGCACCTACGCCCGGGTGCCCGAGCCGCCGACTCCCACGTGGGGCGGGTTCGCGCTGCCCACGCTGCTCCTGCTCGGCGGGGTGGTCCTGGGCGTCCTGCTCGCGCTGCTGTGCCGGGTGCTGGTCTCCGCCACGGCGCGCCGGCGGGCCCGGGTGGCCGACAAGGCCCTGCGCGACGCCATCGGCGAGGTCTCCGACGAGCTGGTGGTCGCGCCGATCCGCACCGAGCTGGACGCCTACGGCCAGGCGGTCGACGGGCTGGCCACGGCGCTGCGCTGA
- a CDS encoding DUF5130 family protein, which produces MAPVAPGELTSSQRAELDRVIRAAEQATRFEFSLFRGVVTGEPREFARRLHAALASPDRSVLVMVDPTAHLLEVVTGAEVRRHLTDAEVELAVAEMATTMAGGDEVAGLKRGIALLAEHAIPPRTLHSGS; this is translated from the coding sequence GTGGCGCCAGTGGCACCTGGTGAGCTGACCTCGAGCCAACGCGCCGAGCTCGACCGCGTCATCCGCGCGGCCGAGCAGGCCACGCGGTTCGAGTTCTCCCTCTTCCGTGGCGTGGTGACCGGTGAGCCGCGAGAGTTCGCCCGTCGCCTGCACGCCGCCCTGGCCAGCCCGGACCGCAGCGTGCTGGTCATGGTGGACCCGACGGCCCACCTGCTCGAGGTGGTGACGGGCGCCGAGGTGCGCCGCCACCTCACCGACGCCGAGGTCGAGCTCGCGGTGGCCGAGATGGCCACCACGATGGCCGGAGGCGACGAGGTCGCGGGGCTCAAGCGCGGCATCGCACTGCTCGCCGAGCACGCGATCCCGCCCCGCACCCTGCACTCGGGCTCCTAG
- a CDS encoding acetyl-CoA C-acetyltransferase, whose protein sequence is MPEAVIVSAARSPIGRANKGSLKDLRPDDLAATIIKAALDKVPALDPNTVDDTLLGCGLPGGESGNNMGRVVNVLNGMDDVPGATITRYCSSSVQTTRMAFHAIKAGEGDVFISAGVETVSRFAKGTSDHLPNTVNPLFDDAQSRTAKLAEGGQDWHDPRQDGVLPDVYIAMGQTAENVARLRGLDRKELDEFAARSQNLAEKAIADGFWAREITPVTTPDGTVVSADDGPRAGVTYEALAGLQPVFRPDGVVTAGNCCALNDGAAAVVVMSDTKAAELGLTPLARIVSTGVSGLSPEIMGLGPVEATKRALAHAGMSIGDIDLVEINEAFAAQVVPSYQELGIDLDRLNVNGGAIAVGHPFGMTGARLQATMLNSLDWHDKSTGLITMCVGGGQGMALILERI, encoded by the coding sequence ATGCCCGAGGCAGTGATCGTTTCCGCCGCTCGTTCCCCGATCGGCCGCGCCAACAAGGGGTCCCTGAAGGATCTGCGGCCCGACGACCTGGCCGCCACGATCATCAAGGCGGCCCTGGACAAGGTGCCCGCACTGGACCCGAACACCGTCGACGACACGCTGCTGGGCTGCGGCCTGCCCGGCGGCGAGTCCGGCAACAACATGGGTCGTGTGGTCAACGTGCTCAACGGGATGGACGACGTCCCGGGCGCGACCATCACCCGCTACTGCTCCTCCTCGGTGCAGACCACCCGGATGGCCTTCCACGCGATCAAGGCCGGCGAGGGCGACGTCTTCATCTCGGCCGGCGTCGAGACCGTCTCCCGCTTCGCCAAGGGCACCTCGGACCACCTGCCCAACACGGTGAACCCGCTCTTCGACGACGCGCAGAGCCGTACCGCCAAGCTCGCCGAGGGCGGCCAGGACTGGCACGACCCGCGCCAGGACGGCGTGCTCCCCGACGTCTACATCGCCATGGGCCAGACCGCCGAGAACGTCGCGCGGCTCCGCGGCCTGGACCGCAAGGAGCTCGACGAGTTCGCGGCACGCTCGCAGAACCTCGCCGAGAAGGCGATCGCCGACGGCTTCTGGGCCCGGGAGATCACCCCGGTCACCACCCCCGACGGCACCGTGGTGAGCGCCGACGACGGCCCCCGCGCCGGCGTCACCTACGAGGCGCTCGCCGGGCTCCAGCCGGTCTTCCGCCCCGACGGCGTGGTCACCGCCGGCAACTGCTGCGCGCTGAACGACGGCGCCGCCGCCGTCGTGGTGATGAGCGACACCAAGGCCGCCGAGCTGGGCCTCACCCCGCTGGCCCGGATCGTCTCCACCGGCGTCTCCGGCCTCTCCCCCGAGATCATGGGCCTGGGCCCGGTCGAGGCGACCAAGCGCGCCCTGGCCCACGCCGGGATGAGCATCGGCGACATCGACCTCGTGGAGATCAACGAGGCGTTCGCCGCCCAGGTGGTGCCCTCCTACCAGGAGCTCGGCATCGACCTGGACCGGCTCAACGTCAACGGCGGCGCGATCGCCGTCGGCCACCCGTTCGGCATGACGGGCGCCCGGCTCCAGGCCACGATGCTCAACAGCCTCGACTGGCACGACAAGTCCACCGGCCTGATCACCATGTGCGTGGGCGGCGGCCAGGGCATGGCGCTCATCCTCGAGCGCATCTGA
- a CDS encoding single-stranded DNA-binding protein — protein MNESTITFSGWVGSEVTLTEGSNGVAVASFRVGSTPRRFRGGRWEDGETIWYAVKAWRALATHVAASVRTGDPVVVSGRLVADVWKREDGTVSTRYVVVAASVGHDLTRGTSTFQRAARPEPVPVLQDDPVRRVVHSYDEGGPRLDGEGQVVGEPGSQAAGEPPGDEPAA, from the coding sequence ATGAACGAGAGCACCATCACCTTCAGCGGCTGGGTGGGGTCCGAGGTGACCCTGACGGAGGGGAGCAACGGCGTCGCGGTCGCCAGCTTCCGGGTGGGCAGCACGCCCCGGCGCTTCCGCGGCGGGAGGTGGGAGGACGGCGAGACCATCTGGTACGCGGTGAAGGCGTGGCGGGCGCTGGCCACCCACGTGGCGGCCTCGGTCCGCACCGGCGACCCCGTGGTGGTCTCGGGCCGGCTGGTGGCCGACGTGTGGAAGCGGGAGGACGGCACCGTCTCCACCCGGTACGTCGTGGTGGCCGCCTCCGTGGGGCACGACCTGACCCGGGGCACGAGCACGTTCCAGCGCGCCGCCAGGCCCGAACCCGTCCCGGTCCTCCAGGATGATCCGGTGCGTCGGGTCGTGCACTCCTACGACGAGGGCGGGCCCCGCCTCGACGGTGAGGGGCAGGTCGTGGGGGAGCCCGGGAGCCAGGCCGCCGGTGAGCCTCCGGGCGACGAGCCCGCTGCCTGA